A region from the Acyrthosiphon pisum isolate AL4f chromosome A1, pea_aphid_22Mar2018_4r6ur, whole genome shotgun sequence genome encodes:
- the LOC107882956 gene encoding uncharacterized protein LOC107882956, translating to MEHLIDHDYCILPNQIRFLENQHVTEFHQVSNNMKIRSGIPSKARELNTQAIENFIQQLVVDNEHYKVQTFLRRTGHRIDGYITQQIGPYPSEQELLLLNVDYEKNNSIEYQQNTSYE from the exons atGGAGCATTTGATTGATCATGATTATTGTATCTTACCAA atcagATACGTTTTTTAGAAAACCAGCACGTTACCGAATTCCATCAAGTCTCAAACAATAtgaag aTTCGTTCTGGTATTCCTTCTAAAGCTAGAGAATTGAATACTCAagcaattgaaaatttcatccAACAATTAGTTGTTGACAATGAACATTACaaagttcaaacatttttacgCAGAACAGGCCATAGAATTGATGGATATATTACTCAACAAATTGGCCCATATCcta GTGAACAAGAACTTCTGCTACTAAACGTcgattacgaaaaaaataacagtatagAGTACCAACAGAATACTAGTTATGAATAG
- the LOC100160046 gene encoding b(0,+)-type amino acid transporter 1, with product MTSIPKNVKLRRELGLFSAVCLIISVMLGSGIFVSPANALKNTGSVGMCLVIWMSCGLLSLLGAMSYAELGTVVNKSGGEFSFYQSAFADMHKFWGPLPSFIYSWVSIMYVRPAEVAIIILTFAEYFIRPFSILSSMTPETEHTVKKTVSILALGIITFINYTSVKCFIKIQNVFTVCKVTACIVVIGGGVYQLYQGNTKNLMTGFEGTTLSIDTLPIAFYSGLWAYDGWTATTVVSEEIKNPRRNILLSILLAVPFVTMIYVLMNVSYLTVLSVAEMTSVQAVAVEFGTRALGSFSFIIPLGVATATFGCALSVQFGITRLCFAASREGQMLEVFSYVSVKKLTPAPAVVLQGLLTLICLLCGDIVVLIEFASFLVWMFYGISMAALLVMRYTKRDVKRPFKVPIIIPIFVLIVSTVLFITPILNDPKPQFLIGLVFILSAFLIYIPFVYQKKRLSIVDNFTKFIQVLMVVVPPEKDEEDAEENCNVKDNEGETEAPMIAAVV from the exons atgacatcGATACCGAAAAACGTAAAATTGCGCCGGGAACTTGGTCTTTTCAGCGCAGTCTGTCTTATTATCAGTGTGATGTTGG GATCGGGAATATTTGTGTCTCCGGCCAATGCGTTAAAGAACACAGGATCTGTTGGCATGTGTCTGGTCATTTGGATGTCTTGCGGATTGTTATCGCTTTTgg GTGCCATGTCGTATGCCGAACTCGGCACGGTTGTCAATAAATCGGGAGGTGAGTTCAGTTTCTATCAGTCTGCATTCGCCGACATGCACAAGTTCTGGGGACCTCTGCCCAGTTTCATATACTCTTGGGTGAGCATCATGTACGTTCGTCCGGCCGAGGTGGCCATCATTATATTGACGTTTGCCGAATACTTCATCCGGCCGTTCAGCATTTTGAGTTCCATGACCCCCGAAACCGAACACACCGTGAAGAAGACCGTCAGCATACTCGCACTTG gtATCATAACTTTCATCAACTACACTAGTGTCAAGTGTTTCATAAAAATCCAAAACGTGTTCACTGTGTGTAAAGTCACCGCCTGCATAGTTGTCATAGGTGGTGGAGTATATCAACTCTACCAAG gaaataccaaaaatttgaTGACTGGATTCGAAGGCACAACGTTATCCATAGACACACTCCCGATAGCTTTTTACAGCGGCCTTTGGGCGTATGATGGATG GACGGCTACAACCGTGGTGTCCGAGGAAATCAAGAACCCTCGAAG GAACATACTGCTCAGTATTCTTTTGGCTGTACCGTTTGTCACCATGATTTATGTTCTGATGAACGTGTCGTACTTGACAGTCCTGTCGGTCGCGGAAATGACTTCAGTCCAGGCGGTAGCGGTa GAATTTGGAACTCGAGCACTGGgaagttttagttttataattccaCTCGGCGTAGCAACGGCGACTTTCGGCTGTGCGCTCAGTGTCCAATTCGGAATTACCAG GTTGTGCTTTGCCGCGAGTAGAGAAGGTCAAATGTTGGAAGTCTTCTCTTACGTGAGCGTAAAAAAGCTGACGCCCGCTCCCGCTGTTGTTTTACAG ggTTTGCTCACGTTAATTTGTCTGTTGTGTGGAGACATTGTGGTGTTAATAGAGTTCGCTAGCTTCTTAGTGTGGATGTTCTACGGTATCTCCATGGCGGCATTGTTAGTGATGCGTTATACCAAGAGAGACGTTAAACGTCCATTCAAA GTACCAATCATCATTCCAATATTCGTGCTCATCGTGTCCACCGTTTTGTTCATCACACCCATTCTCAACGATCCCAAGCCACAGTTCCTCATTGGTCTTGTGTTCATCCTGTCGGCGTTTTTGATATACATTCCATTTGTGTACCAGAAAAAGAGGTTATCGATAGTCg ATAACTTCACGAAGTTTATTCAAGTATTAATGGTGGTTGTGCCGCCAGAGAAAGATGAAGAAGATGCTGAGGAAAATTGCAACGTGAAAGATAACGAAGGCGAAACTGAGGCACCTATGATCGCCGCGGTGGTATGA
- the LOC100162090 gene encoding peptidyl-alpha-hydroxyglycine alpha-amidating lyase 2, with protein MGQPMYLSLLAITVCLITLLATCPTLAVGWPIDSSFYDEIKRVVYGGGENIDDSVAATESSPPPPLSLPSSSQNINRPVEVEGWPRSPIPRLGQVSGVAINTVGQPVIFHRGSRVWDENSFNETFHYQHIEEGPILTNAIVTLSPKTGEVLSSWGAGFFYMPHGITIDHQGNVWVTDVAMHQVFKFSPGAPRASLTFGKRFENGKGYRTLCQPTSVAIASTGDIFIADGYCNSRVLKFTSRGELLRVFPHANEFLSLQVPHSLALLEKHDLICIADREDMRVVCRGAELSTENKEQAPLTIQQPDLGRVYAITNHGDLIYAVNGPTSPLIPVRGFTINPMTENIVDHWTLSKNTAINVPHDIAISKDGSSLYVASISPNRIVKYTMTPVTPLKSD; from the exons ATGGGTCAGCCGATGTACTTGTCGCTGTTGGCCATCACAGTCTGCCTGATTACTTTGTTGGCCACGTGCCCCACGTTAGCCGTCGGTTGGCCGATCGACAGCAGTTTTTACGATGAGATCAAGCGCGTAGTGTATGGTGGTGGCGAAAACATCGACGACTCCGTGGCCGCCACTGAATCATCACCACCACCGCCACTGTCATTACCGTCGTCGTCACAg AACATAAATAGGCCCGTAGAAGTAGAAGGATGGCCAAGGAGTCCGATACCCCGCCTAGGACAAGTGAGCGGGGTGGCAATAAACACTGTTGGACAGCCTGTGATTTTTCACCGGGGAAGCCGTGTCTGGGACGAGAA TTCATTCAATGAAACATTCCACTACCAACACATAGAGGAAGGTCCCATTTTAACAAACGCCATTGTCACTCTGAGTCCGAAAACCGGCGAGGTTTTATCTAGCTGGGGAGCAGGTTTCTTCTACATGCCCCATGGCATCACAATAGATCACCAAGGGAACGTATGGGTCACAGATGTTGCCATGCATCAAGTGTTTAAG ttttcgCCCGGAGCGCCCAGAGCGTCATTAACCTTTGGCAAGAGATTCGAGAACGGCAAAGGATACAGGACATTGTGTCAACCTACTTCAGTGGCCATCGCTTCTACCGGTGACATTTTCATTGCTGACGGATACTGCAACTCTAGAGTTTTAAAGTTCACAAGCCGAGGAGAGTTGCTACGAGTTTTTCCTCACGCCAACg aaTTTCTGAGCCTTCAAGTACCACACAGCCTAGCGTTGCTCGAAAAACACGACCTCATCTGCATTGCTGACCGTGAAGATATGAGAGTCGTGTGCAGAGGCGCTGAGTTATCGACAGAAAACAAAGAACAGGCTCCGTTAACGATTCAACAGCCAGACTTGGGACGCGTGTACGCGATAACCAATCACG GCGATTTGATTTACGCCGTCAACGGACCTACATCACCTCTGATACCGGTTCGAGGATTTACCATAAATCCTATGACCGAGAACATTGTGGATCACTGGACACTATCCAAAAATACA GCTATCAATGTGCCGCACGATATAGCTATTTCGAAAGACGGTTCGTCATTGTACGTAGCTTCCATCAGTCCGAACCGCATAGTGAAATACACGATGACGCCAGTTACTCCATTGAAATCCgactaa
- the LOC100159339 gene encoding probable malonyl-CoA-acyl carrier protein transacylase, mitochondrial has translation MAVAGYSIGEFAALTFAGCFSFEQAVSLVKIRAEAMHYASEIEPGGMANIYIKPDSKLNYGLKMARDWCLDKGIEKPVCSISNYLNPDCKVVAGHLEALKYLESNLKQYNLRKMQRLNVSGAFHTDLMRPAVEPFAAALYNIKIAEPLIAVHSNIDGKRYQNSAQVFRNLPKQIYKPVKWEQTLHILYERPVGSNFPDTFECGPGSTLRSLLKTVNSKAHSTCKNIDI, from the exons atggctGTTGCTGGTTACAGTATTGGAGAATTTGCTGCGCTTACATTTGCTGGGTGTTTTTCTTTCGAACAAG CTGTTAGCTTAGTTAAAATACGTGCTGAAGCCATGCATTATGCGTCAGAAATTGAACCAGGTGGAATGGCAAACATTTACATAAAACCtgattctaaattaaattatggtcTGAAAATGGCCAGAGATTGGTGTCTGGATAAAGGAATTGAAAAACCTGTTTGTTCTATATCAAACTATTTGAATCCTGATTGTAAAGTAGTTGCTGGGCATTTAGAA gcattaaagtatttggaatccaatttaaaacaatataatcttAGAAAGATGCAAAGGTTAAATGTTTCTGGTGCGTTTCATACAGACCTCATGCGCCCTGCTGTTGAACCATTTGCAGCtgcactttataatataaaaatagcagAACCTCTGATAGCTGTCCACTCTAATATTGATGGAAAACGCTATCAGAACAGCGCTCAAGTGTTTAGAAATTTACCCAAACAAATATACAAACCTGTGAAGTGGGAACAGACATTACACATACTGTATGAACGTCCAGTGGGGTCAAATTTCCCCGATACCTTTGAATGTGGACCTGGCTCAACCCTCAGAAGTTTATTAAAAACAGTTAATTCTAAAGCACATTCTACGTGTaagaatattgatatttaa